A genomic window from Sulfurospirillum multivorans DSM 12446 includes:
- the recJ gene encoding single-stranded-DNA-specific exonuclease RecJ has protein sequence MASLLTKEEIKRILQSRFENDECTRLNEIPKPSSLKDIARASKRIVHAMKNHERIAIVGDYDVDGVISSVILSQFFDDLGVDYSLIIPNRFTDGYGLNPDIVAKLDVHVIITVDNGISAIEAAHICKEQGIDLIITDHHSVPSILPDAYAIVNPKQDDCAFPHCEICGAQVAWYLVAALKEELGVEYDLSSFLDLLCIAIMADMMALVGMNRVMVKKGIVELNHSKRAAFEAIKQYFGKATLEGDDISFLIAPLINSSGRMEDAIFSYEFLKSKNVNDALVKLDYIVSLNEARKEEERLLFEATLPYVKEGENIIVAWGEEWHEGIVGIVASRLSKRFKKPAIVFSIRDERAKGSARGIGDVDILELIRSQEAILLGYGGHKGAAGVSIEIKHLEQFRANLEQASSHLNKETLEADNDLLGEITADQIDFELLEILENQEPYGQKNPKPSFLLRNIAVKVDRLIGKDGQHLKLILQEGSNALEALFFNYDMKAKQGDHIDILFTVSRNDYRGLVTPQLLIKQIVNKY, from the coding sequence ATGGCTAGTTTACTGACCAAAGAGGAGATAAAACGGATTCTTCAAAGCAGGTTCGAGAATGACGAGTGTACCCGTCTAAATGAGATTCCTAAGCCCTCCTCTTTAAAAGATATTGCGCGCGCGTCAAAACGCATTGTCCACGCCATGAAAAATCATGAACGCATTGCCATTGTGGGCGATTACGATGTGGATGGTGTGATCTCTTCGGTGATTTTAAGCCAATTTTTTGATGATTTGGGTGTGGATTACTCGTTGATCATCCCCAACCGTTTTACCGATGGGTATGGCTTAAATCCTGACATCGTTGCCAAACTGGATGTGCATGTGATTATCACCGTCGATAACGGCATCTCTGCGATTGAAGCGGCGCACATTTGTAAAGAACAAGGGATTGATCTTATCATCACCGATCATCACAGTGTTCCTTCCATCTTGCCCGATGCATATGCGATTGTCAATCCCAAGCAAGACGATTGTGCGTTTCCGCATTGTGAAATTTGTGGTGCGCAAGTGGCGTGGTATCTGGTCGCAGCGCTTAAAGAAGAACTCGGCGTTGAGTATGATCTCTCCAGCTTTTTAGACCTGCTGTGCATCGCCATTATGGCCGACATGATGGCACTGGTTGGCATGAACCGCGTGATGGTTAAAAAAGGGATTGTCGAGCTTAACCACTCCAAGCGTGCCGCCTTTGAAGCGATCAAGCAGTATTTTGGTAAAGCAACCTTAGAGGGCGATGATATTTCCTTTTTGATAGCACCTCTGATTAACAGCTCGGGACGCATGGAAGATGCGATTTTCTCCTATGAATTTTTGAAATCCAAAAATGTGAATGACGCACTGGTTAAACTCGATTACATTGTCTCATTGAATGAAGCGCGTAAAGAAGAAGAGCGGCTTTTATTTGAAGCCACGCTTCCGTACGTCAAAGAGGGTGAAAATATCATCGTGGCGTGGGGTGAAGAGTGGCATGAGGGCATCGTCGGGATCGTCGCCTCGCGGCTTTCTAAACGCTTTAAAAAGCCTGCGATTGTCTTTTCTATTCGCGATGAGAGAGCCAAAGGGAGTGCGAGAGGCATTGGTGATGTCGATATTTTAGAGCTCATTCGTTCTCAAGAGGCGATATTGCTAGGTTACGGTGGGCATAAAGGGGCTGCAGGTGTTTCGATTGAGATCAAACATTTGGAGCAGTTTCGTGCTAATTTGGAGCAAGCATCAAGCCATTTAAACAAAGAAACGTTAGAAGCGGATAATGATCTTTTAGGTGAAATCACTGCCGATCAGATCGATTTTGAGTTACTGGAAATTTTGGAAAACCAAGAGCCTTATGGGCAAAAAAACCCAAAACCGAGCTTTTTATTACGTAATATCGCTGTCAAAGTCGATCGTTTGATCGGCAAAGATGGGCAACATTTAAAGCTTATTTTGCAGGAGGGAAGTAATGCCCTTGAAGCACTGTTTTTCAATTACGATATGAAAGCCAAACAAGGCGATCACATCGACATTCTCTTTACCGTTTCGCGCAATGACTATCGAGGACTCGTGACGCCTCAGCTTTTAATCAAGCAGATTGTGAATAAATATTAG
- a CDS encoding protein-L-isoaspartate(D-aspartate) O-methyltransferase, which produces MPQTAHFKEKISFQKHKKMADEIAKICPISPNVYDAFCQSERELFVPQGMSMHAYKLDALPLAANQWISSPLTVAKMTEALTCKGADSVLEIGCGSGYQALILSKIIRRVFTIERIERLLKEARERFKLLGISNIHTRFDDGQNGWREFAPYDRILFSASTPEVPPRLFEQLKVGGILVAPIEKGNKQIITRFIKTEEGIHKETIGDCLFVPVQDGREF; this is translated from the coding sequence ATGCCGCAAACGGCTCACTTTAAAGAGAAAATTAGTTTTCAAAAACACAAGAAAATGGCAGATGAAATCGCCAAAATATGTCCCATCAGCCCTAACGTCTACGATGCGTTTTGTCAGAGTGAGAGAGAGCTTTTTGTGCCACAAGGCATGAGCATGCACGCTTACAAACTCGACGCTCTGCCCTTGGCTGCGAATCAATGGATCAGCTCGCCTTTAACGGTTGCTAAAATGACCGAAGCGCTTACATGTAAAGGTGCGGACAGTGTTTTGGAGATCGGCTGTGGTAGTGGCTACCAAGCGCTTATTCTCAGTAAAATCATCCGCAGAGTCTTTACGATTGAGCGCATTGAAAGATTACTTAAAGAGGCGCGTGAGCGTTTTAAACTCTTGGGAATTTCTAACATTCACACGCGTTTTGACGACGGGCAAAATGGGTGGAGAGAGTTTGCTCCCTACGATCGCATCCTCTTTTCAGCCTCAACGCCTGAAGTACCGCCAAGACTCTTTGAACAGTTAAAAGTAGGGGGGATTTTGGTTGCGCCCATTGAAAAAGGGAATAAACAGATCATTACCCGTTTTATCAAAACAGAAGAGGGCATACACAAAGAGACAATCGGCGATTGCCTCTTTGTGCCCGTGCAAGATGGTCGTGAGTTTTAG
- a CDS encoding carbon-nitrogen hydrolase family protein — translation MTSKPMLCALQFAYEGRSFEENFATLQALLEQTPEKCIALAPELCLSAYSYDTMEEAAAFSALVIPKLEKLSTCKTVGLTLIEKTETGYVNNFKLFHHGALIFSRAKATLFPLGEEEHYFQAGNPEEIGIIDVDGIKIAVLICFELRFPKLWEQIKGADLILVPAYWGTLRKKHFEILTTALAIANQAYVLCANGADESMAKGSAIISPFGDVTSDDSATVILHSFDTNEIKKMRRYLDIGLNHNAANGSL, via the coding sequence ATGACTTCTAAACCCATGCTCTGCGCTTTACAATTTGCCTATGAAGGCCGAAGCTTTGAGGAGAATTTTGCAACCTTGCAAGCACTTCTCGAGCAAACACCCGAGAAGTGCATCGCGTTAGCGCCAGAACTTTGTCTAAGTGCGTACAGTTACGACACGATGGAAGAAGCCGCAGCCTTTTCGGCTTTGGTCATTCCAAAACTTGAAAAACTTTCTACATGTAAAACAGTTGGTCTCACCTTAATTGAAAAAACAGAGACTGGCTATGTGAATAACTTCAAACTGTTTCACCACGGAGCGCTTATTTTCTCGCGCGCAAAGGCAACATTGTTCCCCTTAGGCGAAGAAGAGCACTATTTTCAAGCAGGAAACCCTGAAGAGATTGGCATCATCGACGTGGATGGAATAAAAATTGCTGTACTTATCTGCTTTGAACTTCGCTTCCCAAAACTGTGGGAGCAAATCAAAGGGGCAGATCTTATTTTAGTCCCAGCCTACTGGGGCACGCTTCGCAAAAAGCACTTTGAAATACTTACAACCGCGCTCGCCATTGCCAATCAAGCCTATGTGCTGTGTGCCAATGGAGCGGATGAAAGTATGGCAAAAGGAAGTGCGATTATCTCCCCATTTGGCGACGTAACGAGCGATGATAGCGCTACTGTAATACTGCACTCTTTTGATACGAACGAGATCAAAAAAATGCGACGATACCTTGACATAGGATTAAACCATAATGCCGCAAACGGCTCACTTTAA
- a CDS encoding ribonucleotide-diphosphate reductase subunit beta, producing MERKKIYNPNSDESINDRRVFGGNPHGILNFTKAKYTWALKLWDMMEANTWFPKEVDTTKDVIDYNRNLTDAEKRMYDLVWSQLISMDSFQTNNLTDNINPYITAPEINACLSRQSYEEANHSKSYAVMVEAICDNTDLIYEMEKHDEVLRRKNDYISSVYEELAGDVTDEKLVLAMFANQILEGIYFYSGFTAIYALARAGRMLGSAQMIRFIQRDEITHLLIFQNMINSVQKERPDLFTTELKAKVYDMFQKAGDLEIEWGKYITQNQIMGFTDDIIETYIHYLIDDRLTAVGFEKLYNAKHPIKWVDDFSKFNDQKTNFFEGNVSNYSKGSLTFDDF from the coding sequence ATGGAGCGCAAGAAAATCTACAACCCAAACTCAGATGAGAGCATCAATGATCGCAGAGTCTTTGGCGGAAATCCACACGGAATTTTAAATTTTACCAAAGCAAAATACACATGGGCACTCAAACTTTGGGATATGATGGAGGCCAATACCTGGTTTCCTAAAGAGGTCGATACGACTAAAGATGTCATCGACTACAACCGCAACCTCACCGATGCCGAAAAACGGATGTACGATCTGGTGTGGTCACAACTGATCAGCATGGACAGTTTCCAAACCAATAACTTAACCGATAACATCAACCCTTACATCACCGCACCCGAGATCAACGCGTGTCTTTCACGTCAATCCTACGAAGAGGCGAACCACTCAAAATCGTATGCCGTTATGGTCGAAGCGATTTGCGATAACACCGATTTGATTTACGAGATGGAAAAACACGATGAAGTGTTGCGTCGTAAAAATGACTATATTTCCAGTGTTTACGAAGAATTAGCCGGTGATGTGACCGATGAAAAACTTGTGTTAGCGATGTTTGCCAACCAAATCTTAGAGGGGATTTACTTCTATTCTGGTTTTACGGCGATTTACGCGCTTGCCCGTGCGGGAAGAATGCTTGGCAGTGCGCAGATGATTCGTTTTATCCAACGCGATGAAATTACGCACCTTCTGATCTTTCAAAATATGATTAATTCCGTTCAAAAAGAGCGACCTGATCTTTTCACCACGGAACTCAAAGCCAAAGTCTACGATATGTTCCAAAAAGCAGGCGATCTTGAGATTGAGTGGGGTAAATACATCACCCAAAATCAAATTATGGGCTTCACCGATGACATCATCGAGACGTACATTCACTACCTCATTGATGATCGTTTAACCGCCGTAGGTTTTGAAAAGCTTTACAATGCCAAACATCCAATCAAATGGGTCGATGACTTCTCGAAATTTAATGACCAAAAAACGAACTTTTTTGAAGGCAATGTCTCCAACTACAGCAAAGGAAGTCTGACGTTCGATGACTTCTAA
- a CDS encoding tetratricopeptide repeat protein has product MKQHAKPHNDEIDALWEQALKFHKLSHDDEAQKLYEKLLTIQPHAHAYYNLGTIFQKQEKLEEAIEMYEKAIALQLNHANVYYNLGVILKTQNRFEEAATFYEKAIALSPDHANAYTNLGNIRKEQNRLEEAMALYEKAIALNPNNTNAHLNKSLILLAKGDLLEGFALYEKRRPVRSFSKPAWTGAESLEGKTLLIYSEQGFGDTIQFCRYIEMVAKLGCTVIFEVAKPLLPLMRQLRGVSCFVEKGEALPPFDLHCSLLSLPFAFQTTLESIPSKERYLTADPQKVADWQKVLNGTKPKVGLVWSGSETNKGDVYRSIFLETLLASLPKGFEYICLQKEVRQSDHTALENSPIRFLGESLHDFSDTAAVCSLMDLVVSVDTSVAHLAAALGKKTVVLLPFAPDWRWLLERNDSPWYPTIQLLRQETMDDWERVLQKLSQILLNFEKQ; this is encoded by the coding sequence ATGAAACAGCACGCAAAACCGCATAACGATGAAATCGACGCTTTATGGGAACAAGCGCTAAAATTTCATAAGCTTTCACACGACGACGAGGCTCAAAAACTGTATGAGAAACTCTTAACCATTCAGCCGCATGCGCACGCTTATTACAATTTAGGCACGATTTTTCAAAAACAAGAGAAGCTTGAAGAAGCCATCGAAATGTATGAAAAAGCCATCGCATTGCAACTGAATCATGCGAATGTTTACTACAATTTAGGCGTTATTTTGAAAACACAAAATAGATTTGAAGAAGCTGCTACATTCTATGAAAAAGCCATCGCATTGAGTCCAGATCATGCCAATGCCTACACCAATTTAGGCAATATTCGCAAAGAGCAAAACAGACTTGAAGAAGCCATGGCACTCTATGAAAAAGCCATTGCTTTAAATCCAAACAATACCAATGCGCACCTTAACAAATCGCTCATTCTTTTGGCAAAGGGCGATCTTTTAGAGGGGTTTGCGCTGTATGAAAAACGAAGGCCTGTAAGATCGTTTTCAAAGCCTGCTTGGACAGGTGCGGAATCGTTGGAGGGTAAAACCCTTTTGATCTATTCTGAGCAAGGATTTGGCGATACGATTCAGTTTTGCAGGTATATTGAGATGGTTGCAAAATTGGGTTGTACCGTCATTTTTGAAGTCGCCAAACCACTTTTGCCGCTTATGCGTCAATTACGCGGCGTTTCTTGCTTTGTGGAAAAAGGTGAAGCTTTACCCCCATTTGATCTTCATTGTTCCCTTTTAAGCCTTCCTTTTGCGTTTCAAACCACGTTGGAGAGTATTCCTTCAAAAGAGCGTTATTTGACTGCAGATCCTCAAAAAGTTGCTGATTGGCAGAAGGTATTAAATGGGACAAAACCCAAAGTCGGGTTGGTTTGGAGCGGTAGCGAGACCAATAAGGGTGATGTGTATCGAAGTATTTTTTTAGAAACATTGCTTGCATCTCTTCCCAAAGGTTTTGAGTATATTTGCTTGCAAAAAGAGGTGCGACAGAGTGATCACACTGCTTTAGAGAATTCTCCGATACGTTTTTTAGGAGAATCATTACATGATTTTAGCGATACCGCAGCGGTCTGTTCTCTTATGGATTTGGTTGTAAGTGTCGATACGAGTGTTGCGCATTTAGCCGCGGCTTTGGGTAAAAAAACTGTGGTGCTTCTGCCGTTTGCTCCTGATTGGAGGTGGCTGCTTGAGCGAAACGATAGCCCTTGGTATCCTACGATTCAGCTTTTAAGACAAGAGACAATGGATGATTGGGAACGTGTGTTACAAAAGCTCAGCCAAATATTGCTTAATTTCGAAAAGCAATAG
- a CDS encoding anaerobic ribonucleoside-triphosphate reductase activating protein, which translates to MLKNALADKAIHSITKFTTLDYPHHLASIFWFAKCNMACPYCYNPHIVRDNGTIDLEFALQFLHSRQGRLDGVVLSGGECTLYPHLEPFCEAIKALGYKIKIDTNGTNPELLTRLIEKKLVDYIALDYKAPKQQYETLTHYRHFERFEQSLSMLIQRSFPFEVRTTLHPDLLTTANINTIIEDLHVKGYTGTYYLQNYLHVNETMGHTAPPTRTFDQTELLTLIPIAFRN; encoded by the coding sequence TTGTTGAAAAATGCTCTTGCCGATAAGGCAATCCACAGCATTACCAAATTTACGACGCTGGATTATCCCCATCATCTAGCGTCTATTTTTTGGTTTGCCAAGTGCAATATGGCGTGTCCATATTGCTACAATCCTCACATCGTACGAGACAATGGAACGATTGACCTCGAATTTGCCCTGCAATTTTTACACAGCCGCCAAGGTCGTTTGGATGGTGTCGTTTTAAGCGGCGGCGAGTGTACCCTTTACCCACATCTTGAACCCTTTTGCGAAGCGATTAAAGCCTTAGGCTATAAGATCAAAATCGATACCAACGGCACCAATCCAGAGCTTCTCACCCGCTTAATCGAAAAAAAGCTTGTGGACTACATCGCCCTTGATTATAAAGCCCCAAAGCAGCAGTATGAGACCCTAACGCATTACCGTCACTTTGAACGCTTTGAGCAGAGTCTGAGCATGCTTATTCAACGCTCATTTCCGTTTGAAGTTCGAACCACACTTCACCCTGATCTGCTCACAACTGCTAACATCAATACGATCATAGAAGATTTACATGTAAAAGGCTATACAGGAACGTATTACCTCCAAAATTATTTACATGTAAACGAAACAATGGGGCATACAGCACCACCAACACGCACTTTTGATCAAACGGAGCTTTTAACCCTTATCCCTATTGCTTTTCGAAATTAA
- the nrdD gene encoding anaerobic ribonucleoside-triphosphate reductase, translating into MSQTEILEKLKEKRTKCIVYTRVMGYHRPVESFNVGKTGEHRERIQFVEKCSCR; encoded by the coding sequence GTGAGTCAAACCGAAATTTTAGAGAAGTTGAAAGAAAAACGTACCAAATGTATCGTCTACACCCGTGTTATGGGCTACCACAGACCCGTAGAGAGTTTTAATGTTGGTAAAACAGGCGAACATAGGGAGCGCATTCAATTTGTTGAAAAATGCTCTTGCCGATAA
- a CDS encoding ribonucleoside triphosphate reductase — translation MLTKVLKRDGTTEEFQPYKIEDAIKKAFKSEGVTYDESIFKEIQKRIEKKRVAAVEDFQDMIEQELYKSRYFDVMRSFILYRHTHKMQREHIYGLSEDTTYVNSSQTIEEYIGKSDWRIKANSNTGYSNAGLVNNTAGKVIANYWLDKIYSKEEGLAHRNGDYHIHDLDCLTAYCAGWSLRVLLDEGFNGVRGRVESRPPMHFREALGQMANFLGILQSEWAGAQAFSSFDTYLAPYAFKDKISFKEIKKAIRSFIYNLNVPARWGQSPFTNITIDWTVPTDLADQIPTSSQHHLFKEINDAELIEEAKKRGVNSLEAMTYKHFQKEMNQINKAYYEVMTEGDKTGQPFTFPIPTVNITEDFDWDGENTELLFENTAKIGSSYFQNFIGSQYVRDADGKLVENPKAYKPGHVRSMCCRLQLDLRELLKRGGGLFGSAEMTGSIGVVTLNMARLGYLYKGNKTELMERFKYLMDLAKSTLEKKRVFVQEMYNRGLYPYTARYLPGFNSHFSTIGVNGINEMIRNFTDDKHTIADEYGMEFAHEILEFVRNKMVAYQEESGNLYNLEATPAEGTTYRFAKEDKKRYPEIIQAGSGKNVYYTNSSQLPANFTDDPFEALDLQDDLQCSYTGGTVLHLYMKERISSSEACKKLVKNVITNYRMPYLTITPVFSVCEKHGYISGEHEFCPKCDEELVEQFKKGEVS, via the coding sequence ATGCTCACCAAAGTTCTCAAACGCGACGGTACAACCGAAGAATTTCAACCCTACAAGATCGAAGACGCCATCAAGAAGGCCTTTAAAAGTGAAGGTGTCACGTACGATGAAAGCATTTTCAAAGAGATTCAAAAGCGGATCGAGAAGAAACGGGTAGCAGCGGTCGAAGACTTCCAAGATATGATCGAACAAGAGCTTTACAAATCACGCTATTTTGACGTTATGCGTTCATTCATTCTCTATCGCCATACCCACAAAATGCAACGCGAGCATATTTACGGGCTAAGTGAAGATACAACCTATGTCAATTCCAGCCAAACGATTGAAGAGTATATTGGCAAAAGCGATTGGAGAATTAAGGCAAACTCTAACACAGGCTACTCCAATGCAGGGCTTGTGAACAACACCGCAGGCAAAGTCATCGCTAACTACTGGCTTGATAAAATTTATTCTAAAGAAGAGGGCTTAGCGCACCGTAATGGAGACTACCATATTCATGATTTGGATTGTTTAACCGCTTATTGTGCGGGTTGGAGCCTTCGCGTCCTTTTAGATGAAGGCTTTAACGGTGTTCGCGGTCGCGTGGAGAGTCGTCCTCCAATGCACTTTAGAGAAGCACTCGGGCAGATGGCAAATTTTTTAGGCATTTTACAAAGCGAATGGGCAGGTGCGCAAGCATTTAGCTCGTTTGACACCTACTTAGCGCCGTACGCATTTAAAGATAAAATCTCATTCAAAGAGATCAAAAAAGCGATTCGTAGCTTTATTTACAACCTCAATGTTCCTGCACGTTGGGGACAAAGTCCGTTTACTAACATTACGATTGACTGGACCGTGCCGACCGATTTAGCCGATCAAATTCCAACGTCAAGCCAACACCATCTTTTTAAAGAGATTAACGATGCAGAGCTGATTGAAGAGGCAAAAAAACGCGGTGTAAATTCACTGGAAGCGATGACCTATAAACATTTCCAAAAAGAGATGAATCAGATCAATAAAGCCTACTATGAAGTGATGACCGAAGGCGATAAAACAGGTCAACCCTTTACCTTCCCAATTCCGACCGTGAATATCACCGAAGATTTTGATTGGGATGGAGAGAACACCGAACTCCTTTTTGAAAATACTGCCAAAATTGGCTCTTCGTACTTTCAAAACTTCATCGGAAGTCAATATGTCAGAGATGCGGATGGAAAACTCGTTGAAAACCCCAAAGCCTATAAGCCCGGTCATGTACGCTCGATGTGTTGTCGTTTACAACTCGATCTTAGAGAGCTTCTAAAACGCGGTGGTGGCCTTTTCGGAAGCGCTGAGATGACCGGAAGCATCGGTGTCGTTACGCTCAATATGGCGCGCCTTGGTTATCTGTACAAAGGCAATAAAACTGAGTTGATGGAGCGTTTTAAGTACCTGATGGATTTGGCAAAATCAACGTTAGAGAAAAAGCGTGTCTTTGTTCAAGAAATGTATAACCGTGGACTTTACCCGTATACGGCACGTTATTTGCCAGGGTTTAACAGCCATTTTTCAACGATTGGTGTGAATGGCATTAACGAGATGATTCGTAACTTTACAGATGACAAGCACACGATTGCCGATGAGTATGGAATGGAATTTGCTCACGAAATCTTAGAATTTGTGCGCAACAAAATGGTCGCCTATCAAGAAGAGAGTGGAAATCTCTACAACCTTGAAGCAACCCCAGCAGAAGGAACAACGTACCGTTTTGCCAAAGAAGATAAAAAACGCTACCCTGAGATCATCCAAGCAGGATCGGGAAAAAATGTCTACTACACCAACTCCTCTCAACTTCCTGCGAATTTTACCGATGATCCTTTTGAAGCATTGGATCTCCAAGATGACCTTCAATGCTCCTACACAGGCGGAACCGTTCTGCATCTTTACATGAAAGAGCGCATTAGTTCCAGTGAAGCGTGCAAAAAGTTGGTGAAAAACGTGATTACGAACTACCGTATGCCATATCTTACGATCACGCCGGTTTTTTCGGTGTGTGAGAAGCATGGCTACATCAGTGGTGAGCATGAATTTTGCCCGAAATGCGATGAAGAATTAGTCGAACAATTCAAAAAAGGAGAAGTATCGTGA
- a CDS encoding aspartate/glutamate racemase family protein: MKTIGLIGGMSWESTQSYYTLLNEGVKAHCGGLHSAKIILYSVDFAPIARFQSEGKWEEAAELIQEAALSLERAGVDFILLCTNTMHKILPLITPNVKTPFLHIAEATANALRTQGARKAILLGTTFTMQETFYTEVLNAHQIEVVIPDTTSIKKINRIIFDELCVGKIETASKEIFINIIDALKVHDKAIDAVILGCTEIGLLLDQKSSPLPLFDTTVLHVNAALRRALTP, from the coding sequence ATGAAAACAATAGGATTGATCGGCGGCATGAGTTGGGAGTCCACGCAGAGTTATTACACACTTTTAAACGAGGGTGTCAAAGCACACTGCGGTGGACTTCATAGCGCCAAGATCATCCTTTATTCTGTTGATTTTGCACCGATTGCACGCTTTCAAAGCGAAGGTAAATGGGAAGAGGCGGCTGAGCTTATCCAAGAAGCAGCACTTTCACTGGAACGCGCAGGAGTAGATTTTATACTCCTGTGCACCAATACGATGCACAAAATTCTTCCACTCATCACGCCCAATGTAAAAACACCTTTTTTACACATTGCCGAAGCGACTGCAAACGCGCTTCGTACACAAGGTGCGCGTAAAGCTATTTTACTTGGAACCACGTTTACGATGCAAGAGACATTTTACACAGAGGTTTTAAATGCCCATCAGATTGAGGTTGTTATCCCCGATACTACGTCTATCAAAAAGATCAATCGCATTATATTTGATGAGCTTTGTGTTGGTAAAATTGAAACAGCCTCCAAAGAGATCTTTATAAACATCATCGATGCGCTGAAAGTCCATGATAAAGCGATTGATGCGGTTATTTTAGGCTGCACAGAAATTGGTCTTTTACTGGATCAAAAAAGCTCCCCTTTACCGCTGTTTGACACAACCGTTTTACATGTAAATGCAGCGCTTCGGCGCGCACTCACGCCATAA